A genomic window from Colletotrichum destructivum chromosome 7, complete sequence includes:
- a CDS encoding Putative major facilitator superfamily, MFS transporter superfamily has protein sequence MAADADERTPLLKSGAGAVKRVGRSLWSPANRILFAGFLVSLTLGLTQVPIIYVFRVMACETFYGTHAPFDGPAANMCHRREIDANTARQVSILGMTTSVCGILNLFICGDLIKRWGTRWALISQTALLGIRVSCQIIAVSAGGQRGIDLMQYTQLIGIVGGPRGYMLVLNTAVAEVVERRKHTGVFGRLQGAVMIGTAIGYLLGGVLGDVFGISSPFITAVGCFAVTTVYGAILWPASPEQTDEAASKTTPGASGFLAPIKVLMPQKYRLESGKVVRNYGLVFLALGIFFGVFATGYAPILIQMYATARFNFGTTENGILMSGNSWIRGIFLMFIFPEIIDGGRRWFAASSHSGALHKTLSEEERSLIPTHAEDMDPAPGLMNAAEPTKAPPEEEDEDSTFDLFFLRWSLVVDGIVTSLAAWATEGWHVYAAAFLLPFASGSAPAAKGVITEMCPPHMRQDALSAITLVESAATLTTQGIFGLIFATLSEIGKPNLTFFVNAALAVVAVGILLLAHYPPAEATRIENKEPQENSSVRG, from the exons ATGGCCGCAGATGCAGACGAACGGACGCCCCTCCTCAagtccggcgccggcgccgtgaaGCGGGTCGGCCGCAGCCTGTGGTCCCCGGCGAACCGGATCTTGTTTGCTGGGTTCCTCGTGTCGCTGACACTAGGACTTACTCAAGTCCC CATCATCTACGTCTTCCGCGTCATGGCTTGCGAGACCTTCTACGGCACCCATGCGCCCTTTGACGGCCCTGCCGCCAACATGTGCCACCGTCGCGAGATCGACGCCAACACGGCCCGCCAGGTCTCCATTCTCGGCATGACCACCTCCGTCTGCGGCATCCTAAACCTGTTCATTTGCGGCGACCTCATCAAGCGCTGGGGCACCCGCTGGGCCCTCATCAGCCAGACCGCCCTGCTCGGCATCCGCGTCTCGTGTCAGatcatcgccgtctcggccggcgggCAGCGGGGCATCGACCTGATGCAGTACACCCAGCTCATCGGTATCGTCGGTGGGCCGCGGGGCTACAT GCTCGTGCTCAACACCGCCGTTGCAGAGGTGGtagaaagaagaaagcaTACCGGTGTCTTTGGCCGGCTGCAGGGCGCCGTCATGATCGGTACCGCCATCGGCTACCTCC TGGGAGGCGTTCTGGGCGATGTATTTGGTATTTCCAGCCCCTTCATTACCGCCGTCGGCTGCTTCGCCGTCACCACGGTATACGGCGCCATCTTGTGGCCTGCGTCGCCCGAGCAGAccgacgaggcggcgagcAAGACGACGCCTGGTGCCTCGGGCTTCCTAGCCCCGATCAAAGTCCTCATGCCTCAAAAGTACCGTCTTGAATCCGGAAAGGTGGTCAGGAACTacggcctcgtcttcctggcTCTCGGCATCTTCTTTGGCGTG TTCGCCACGGGCTACGCCCCGATCTTGATCCAGATGTACGCAACGGCCCGCTTCAACTTCGGCACCACGGAGAACGGCATCCTCATGTCGGGCAACTCGTGGATCCGGGGCATCTTTCTCATGTTCATCTTCCCGGAGATCATCGACGGCGGAAGACGGTGGTTCGCCGCGTCGTCCCACTCGGGCGCCCTCCACAAGACGCTCTCCGAAGAGGAGCGCAGCCTCATCCCGACCCATGCCGAGGACATGGACCCGGCGCCCGGCCTGATGAACGCCGCGGAACCGACCAAGGCGccgcccgaggaggaggacgaggacagcACGTTTGACCTGTTCTTCCTGCGGTGGAGCTTGGTGGTGGACGGCATCGTCACGTCTCTTGCTGCGTGGGCGACGGAGGGGTGGCATGTCTATGCCG CTGCTTTTCTGCTGCCGTTCGCCTCTGGATCAGCGCCGGCCGCCAAGGGCGTCATCACGGAGATGTGCCCGCCTCACATGCGTCAGGACGCTCTGAGCGCCATCACCCTCGTCGAGAGCGCGGCGACACTGACGACGCAGGGCATCTTTGGCTTGATATTTGCCACGCTATCCGAGATCGGCAAGCCCAACCTGACATTCTTCGTCAACGCG GCTCTCGcggtcgtcgccgttggtATTCTGCTGCTGGCGCACTACCCTCCCGCGGAAGCCACGAGAATCGAGAACAAAGAGCCCCAAGAGAATAGCAGTGTTCGAGGCTAG
- a CDS encoding Putative peptidase S53, activation domain, peptidase S8, subtilisin, Ser-active, Sedolisin yields MKSSWVITPLLLSGFALSHPTSDEHVVHESIKQLPQGWRHVAPAEDLNTVRLSVALKQPGLSELKARLEVTSDPNHSQYGSHVSRDLLKYFQEPEARSFSAVASWLQSNDIRNFVQDGPWVRLNTTVGKANRLLDCKFAKYQYNTDEVVLRAKEYTLPARLLEHVDFVYPVSQFVSKPPRRDIKMRDSGMTKRQSTMPQSCWSYTTPDCLVELYNINYHLPDGQSPTDFAIAGFLEEYPSVPTLQAFLASYSPLRNTTGYSSKYNLTVESINGGGVTTEGGGVEALLDIQYSMPFIQPMNVTYFSTGGRGPEIGDDGRDKTPNESGNEPWIEFLEALLAREAIPHVISISYTDDEQAIPLAYARRVCDLFMQVAARGVSVLVATGDGGAAGIRSGNCISNDGTNTTKFLPTFPVDCPYVTGVGATGNYAPAEPAWYSSGGFSEYFERPAWQESAAAAYIAGINGSHSGWYAPKGRGIPDISAVGSRFLMQPGWTQKGTSASTPVVAAMIALANDKRMRQGRPPLGFLNPLLYSDKVRSAINDVTSGSSGSCPVGDQVESGWSATAGWDPATGLGTLDFAKFVEALE; encoded by the exons ATGAAGTCTTCTTGGGTCATTACGCCTTTGCTGCTGAGCGGATTCGCTCTCAGTCACCCAACGTCAGACGAACACGTTGTTCACGAATCTATCAAGCAACTGCCCCAAGGCTGGCGTCATGTCGCCCCGGCGGAGGATCTCAACACGGTGCGGCTCTCGGTTGCGTTGAAGCAGCCCGGCTTGTCTGAGCTCAAGGCCCGTCTCGAGGTTACCAGTGACCCGAACCATTCCCAGTACGGCTCTCACGTCTCCCGGGACCTCTTGAAGTATTTCCAAGAACCAGAAGCGAGGTCCTTCTCCGCTGTGGCATCGTGGCTCCAGTCCAACGACATCCGCAACTTCGTCCAAGACGGACCCTGGGTTCGTCTGAACACGACTGTTGGCAAGGCAAACCGTCTGTTGGACTGCAAGTTCGCCAAGTATCAGTACAACACCGACGAGGTCGTTCTCCGTGCCAAGGAGTACACCCTCCCCGCCCGGCTCTTGGAACATGTCGACTTTGTCTACCCCGTCAGCCAGTTCGTGAGCAAGCCGCCGAGACGGGACATCAAGATGCGGGATTCAGGCATGACGAAGCGCCAGAGCACCA TGCCCCAAAGCTGCTGGTCTTACACCACCCCCGACTGTCTCGTGGAGCTGTATAATATCAACTACCACCTGCCGGATGGCCAGTCGCCCACGGacttcgccatcgccggtTTCCTCGAGGAGTACCCCAGCGTGCCGACCCTGCAGGCGTTCCTCGCGTCCTACAGCCCCCTCCGGAACACCACCGGCTACTCCTCCAAGTACAACCTCACCGTCGAGTccatcaacggcggcggtgtcaccaccgagggcggcggtgtcgaggCCCTGTTGGACATCCAGTACAGCATGCCCTTCATCCAGCCCATGAACGTCACCTACTTCTccaccggcggccgcggcccggagatcggcgacgacggcaggGACAAGACGCCCAACGAGAGCGGCAACGAGCCGTGGAtcgagttcctcgaggccctcctcgcccgcgaggCCATCCCCCAcgtcatctccatctcctacaccgacgacgagcaggccATCCCGCTTGCCTACGCCCGCCGCGTCTGCGACCTCTTCATgcaggtcgccgcccgcggTGTCTCGGTCCTCGTCGCTaccggggacggcggcgccgccggcatccgCTCCGGGAACTGCATTTCCAACGACGGCACCAACACGACAAAGTTCCTCCCGACGTTCCCCGTCGACTGCCCCTACGTCAcgggcgtcggcgccacGGGCAACTACGCCCCCGCCGAGCCGGCGTGGTACAGCTCCGGCGGCTTCAGCGAGTACTTTGAGCGGCCCGCCTGGCAGgagtcggcggccgcggcgtacatcgccggcatcaacGGCTCCCACTCGGGCTGGTACGCGCCCAAGGGCCGGGGCATCCCGgacatctcggccgtcggctCTCGCTTCCTGATGCAGCCCGGCTGGACGCAGAAGGGCACCAGCGCGAGCACGCCCGTTGTCGCGGCCATGATCGCTCTCGCCAACGACAAGCGGATGAGACAGGGCCGGCCTCCGCTGGGCTTCCTCAACCCGCTGCTGTACTCCGACAAGGTCCGCTCCGCCATCAACGACGTCACCAGCGGCTCCAGCGGTAGCTGTCCCGTCGGTGACCAGGTCGAGAGCGGATGGTCGGCGACTGCGGGATGGGATCCGGCAACTGGTCTCGGTACCCTGGACTTTGCCAAGTTCGTGGAGGCGCTCGAGTAG
- a CDS encoding Putative aspartic peptidase A1 family, aspartic peptidase domain superfamily: MRTQALAMTALANGALAAIPTVSIPLHYYYGGGHKIATNLINPGSNTPVEVVFDQGSENFWVFGPGAVNNWGCTGFFCPGQCNATAEPFYDFPNSPSASKPEPFPSMYAYGAYTKIVQGQETVNDTFHFASDSGLTSTVDARVAIATYMQQRLLDGGQCIPAAYDLGILGTAPFYRTAEWNTTGPHVRQDLLERGVISAPVQSMWFDEAPAEWNGTFTGNAVFGAVDLSKFTGDLVKVAHVKNDGLGASVGYFVAPPVVKVGGASFDNSELTTRSCMIDSGTQINDLPVSSAVLDSFMAAAGLTRDSIGHVAWNGSCDSVPRDATIDLEFAGVAGKSVTIKTPVRNYIRNNADSEPGFCALNIDTGGCMLGAPFATSAFFAANDAENEIALAQGGVSKRGDKADEASLSLTIPN, translated from the coding sequence ATGCGCACCCAGGCTCTCGCCATGACGGCTCTGGCCAACGGCGcgctcgccgccatccccaCGGTCAGCATCCCGCTGCACTACTactacggcggcggccacaaGATCGCCAccaacctcatcaacccGGGCTCCAACacgcccgtcgaggtcgtcttcgaccaGGGCTCCGAGAACTTCTGGGTCttcggccccggcgccgtcaacaaCTGGGGCTGCACCGGCTTCTTCTGCCCGGGCCAGTGCAACGCCACAGCCGAGCCCTTCTACGACTTCCCCAACAGCCCGTCCGCTTCCAAGCCCGAGCCGTTCCCATCCATGTACGCCTACGGCGCCTACACCAAAATCGTCCAGGGCCAGGAGACCGTCAACGACACCTTCCACTTCGCCTCGGACTCGGGCCTCACCTccaccgtcgacgcccgcgtcgccatcgccacctACATGCAGCAGcgcctgctcgacggcggccagtGCATCCCGGCCGCCTAcgacctcggcatcctcggcacCGCGCCCTTCTACCGCACGGCCGAGTGGAACACGACGGGCCCTCACGTCCGCCAGGACCTCCTCGAGAGGGGCGTCATCAGCGCCCCCGTCCAGAGCATGTGGTTCGACGAGGCCCCCGCCGAGTGGAACGGCACCTTCACCggcaacgccgtcttcggcgccgtcgacctctccAAGTTCACgggcgacctcgtcaaggtcgCCCACGTCAAgaacgacggcctcggcgccagcgTCGGCTACTTCGTCGCCccgcccgtcgtcaaggtcggcggcgcctcctTTGATAACTCGGAGCTGACGACACGCTCCTGCATGATCGACTCGGGCACTCAGATCAACGACCTGCCCGTCagctccgccgtcctcgactcCTTCAtggctgccgccggcctgaCCCGGGACTCCATCGGCCACGTCGCCTGGAACGGCAGCTGTGACTCGGTGCCCCGGGACGCCACCATCGACCTCGAgttcgccggcgtcgcgggcaAGTccgtcaccatcaagacGCCCGTCCGCAACTACATCCGCAACAACGCCGACAGCGAACCGGGCTTCTGCGCTCTCAACATCGACACGGGCGGCTGCATGCTCGGCGCGCCCTTTGCCAcctccgccttcttcgccgccaacgacgccgagaacgagaTTGCCCTGGCCCAGGGCGGTGTATCCAAGAGGGGCGACAAGGCCGATGAAGCGTCTCTGTCTCTCACGATCCCCAACTGA
- a CDS encoding Putative cytochrome P450, whose translation MSTPIPQPPGVPLLGNIFDVDPKNTWSSLKKLSEKYGEIFQIKVLGHTIVFVAGAALAEELCDEKRFRKYVGGPIVEIRYAVHDSLFTAFDHEESWGVAHRIIAPKLTPQSVAERFDDMLSTTNELLAKWKGLGPDEAVSAIGELNRLNLEATTLALFGKKLDCLTGPEHPMLKGMEDSTSEAIQRPNRPGFLNWLVFGGKFKKATATMRAYASEMVEHRRNNPSDRKDLLAALVSAADPESGKSLTNSQVIDEIVTMPIGSSTAPGLVSTIVYFLLKNPHVIATAREELDRVVGGGGELTYSHLSQLKYVEGIVREGLRLSFAAPGFNIEPIPREGDKSPVLLAGGKYQVAHNQPMILVLAGVNRDPSVFEDPLAFKPERMVGEKYEQLPVGVRRSYGNGKRECIGKHYAWLWNMVVVAKLIKEVDFTMADPSYELKQDGWFNLRPVDFYVKVKPRVSSSKAPEL comes from the coding sequence ATGTCGACTCCGATCCCCCAACCCCCCGGCGTGCCGCTGTTGGGCAACATCTTCGACGTGGACCCCAAGAACACGTGGTCCTCCCTCAAGAAACTGTCGGAGAAGTACGGCGAGATCTTCCAGATCAAGGTGCTCGGCCAcaccatcgtcttcgtcgcgggcgccgcgctcgccgaggagctgtGCGACGAGAAACGGTTCCGCAAATACGTCGGCGGGCCGATCGTCGAGATCCGATACGCCGTGCACGACTCGCTCTTCACGGCCTTTGACCATGAGGAGAGCTGGGGCGTCGCGCACCGCATCATCGCGCCCAAGCTGACGCCCCAGTCCGTCGCGGAGCGCTTCGACGACATGCTCAGCACGACCAACGAGCTGCTCGCCAAGTGGAAAGGCCTCGGCCCGGACGAGGCCGTGTCCGCCATCGGCGAACTCAACAGGCTGAACCTCGAGGCGACGACGCTGGCGCTCTTTggcaagaagctcgactGCCTCACGGGGCCGGAGCACCCGATGCTCAAGGGCATGGAGGACTCGACGTCCGAGGCGATACAGCGGCCGAACCGGCCCGGGTTCCTCAACTggctcgtcttcggcggcaagttcaagaaggccacggcgacgatgagggcgTACGCGTCCGAGATGGTCGAGCACCGCAGGAACAACCCGTCCGACCGCAAGgatctcctcgccgccctcgtcagcGCCGCGGATCCCGAGTCGGGCAAGTCCCTGACCAACTCGCAGGTCATCGACGAGATCGTCACCATGCCCATCGGCAGCAGCACGGCGCCGGGCCTCGTCAGCACCATCGTCTACTTCCTGCTGAAGAACCCGCACGTCATCGCCACCGCGCGGGAGGAGctcgaccgcgtcgtcggcggcggcggggagctGACGTACAGCCACCTCTCACAGCTCAAGTacgtcgagggcatcgtccGCGAGGGCCTGCGGCTGTCCTTCGCCGCGCCGGGCTTCAACATCGAGCCCATCCCCAGGGAGGGCGACAAGAGCCCCGTGCTGCTCGCGGGGGGCAAGTACCAGGTCGCCCACAACCAGCCCATGATCCTCGTGCTCGCCGGGGTGAACCGCGACCCGTCCGTGTTCGAGGACCCGCTGGCGTTCAAGCCCGAGCGGATGGTGGGCGAGAAGTACGAGCAGCTGCCGGTGGGCGTGAGGAGGTCGTACGGCAACGGCAAACGCGAGTGTATCGGCAAGCACTACGCGTGGCTCTGGAACATGGTCGTCGTGGCGAAGCTCATCAAGGAGGTGGACTTCACCATGGCGGACCCCTCGTACGAGTTGAAGCAGGACGGGTGGTTTAACCTGAGGCCGGTGGACTTTTACGTCAAGGTCAAGCCGAGAgtgagcagcagcaaggcgCCGGAGCTGTGA
- a CDS encoding Putative glucose-methanol-choline oxidoreductase, FAD/NAD(P)-binding domain superfamily — MFGGYPTLALVALAAGAVSSQEVYDYIVVGSGPGGGPVAANLARAGYKTLLLEAGEDRADDPIWGSIANNYAAVNSPLARWDFFVQHTDDPELQDRYERQTYRTTNGSFYTGVDPPPGAERLGIWYPRGTSLGGCAMNNAAISTLPPDADWEIVVNRTGDQTWSPDSMRQHFINIERNERLPRGTPGHGFDGWLRINTRNNSWTEQPNNVLRIMHGLANATDQDTNNIPELVIRDVNELSPDRDQHTGFYGMSLHIHANGTRSGSNSYIRDTLNNPAGYPLTVQTNSFVTRVLFDQSGPVPVANGVEVLRGSAVYRADPRWTPENRGELATVRATREVIVSGGAFNSPQILKHSGVGPAAELERFNITVVKDLPGVGENMAENYEAGVLGLAGDNINLNAGQTGLLLKTPTETGDRNIHAWCGAFALEGFWPGMPNYYGPRQYMCAMAHMQPRSRAGSVRLRSSDPTDTPEINFRFWETGGEEDLRELVDAVNIMRRGFLAAGDPVTPWNELHPCHGDTATNCTDEAQLEYFRHQSFGHHATSTCAIGAADDPMAVVDSKFRVHGVQNLRVVDGSVFPHVPGAFPVLPTFIIADKASGDILEAARNCKA; from the coding sequence ATGTTTGGAGGCTATCCGACACTGGCTTTAGTGGCATTGGCCGCTGGAGCCGTCTCTTCCCAGGAGGTCTACGACTACATTGTGGTAGGCAGCGGTCCGGGAGGAGGACCTGTGGCTGCCAACCTCGCCAGGGCCGGCTACAAGactcttcttctcgaggccggcgaggatcGTGCAGACGATCCCATCTGGGGCTCGATTGCCAACAACTATGCCGCCGTTAACAGCCCGTTGGCCCGCTGGGACTTCTTTGTCCAGCACACGGACGACCCGGAGCTCCAGGACCGATACGAGAGACAGACCTATCGCACGACCAACGGGTCCTTCTACACCGGTGTTGATCCTCCTCCCGGGGCTGAGAGACTCGGTATATGGTACCCTCGCGGCACGTCTCTTGGGGGCTGCGCCATGAACAACGCGGCCATTTCGACTCTGCCCCCGGATGCGGACTGGGAGATTGTTGTCAACCGTACCGGCGACCAGACTTGGTCGCCCGATAGCATGCGCCAGCACTTCATCAACATTGAGAGAAACGAGCGGCTCCCCCGCGGCACCCCGGGCCATGGATTCGACGGATGGCTGCGAATCAACACCCGGAACAACTCGTGGACTGAGCAGCCGAACAACGTCCTCCGCATCATGCATGgtctcgccaacgccaccgaCCAGGACACGAACAACATTCCCGAGCTGGTCATCCGGGACGTCAACGAGCTCTCCCCTGACCGGGACCAACACACGGGCTTCTACGGCATGAGCCTGCACATCCACGCCAACGGCACACGCTCTGGGTCCAACAGCTACATCCGCGATACCCTGAACAATCCCGCGGGCTACCCTCTCACGGTCCAGACCAACAGCTTCGTCACCAGGGTCCTGTTCGACCAGAGTGGCCCCGTCCCGGTCGCGAACGGCGTGGAAGTTCTGAGGGGCTCGGCCGTCTACCGCGCAGACCCGCGATGGACCCCGGAGAACCGGGGCGAGCTGGCCACGGTTCGGGCCACGAGGGAAGTCATTGTTTCCGGCGGGGCGTTCAACAGCCCGCAGATCCTGAAGCACTCTGGCGTCGGCCCCGCCGCGGAGCTGGAGAGGTTCAACATCACCGTGGTCAAGGACCTCCCGGGAGTCGGCGAGAACATGGCCGAGAACTACGAAGCCGGTGTCCTCGGCCTGGCGGGCGACAACATCAACCTCAATGCCGGACAGACCGGGCTCCTCCTCAAGACGCCCACCGAGACCGGGGACCGGAACATCCACGCCTGGTGCGGCGCCTTCGCGCTCGAGGGCTTCTGGCCGGGGATGCCCAACTACTACGGCCCCCGGCAGTACATGTGTGCCATGGCGCACATGCAGCCCAGGTCCCGCGCCGGCAGCGTCAGGCTGAGGTCGTCCGACCCGACGGACACCCCCGAGATCAACTTCCGCTTCTGggagacgggcggcgaggaggacctgcgggagctcgtcgacgccgtcaacatCATGCGCAGGGggttcctcgccgccggcgaccccGTCACGCCCTGGAACGAGCTGCACCCTTGCCACGGCGACACTGCCACCAACTGCACCGACGAGGCTCAGCTCGAGTACTTCAGACACCAGTCCTTCGGCCACCACGCGACCTCGACCTGCGCCattggcgccgccgacgaccccATGGCTGTCGTGGACAGCAAGTTCCGCGTCCACGGCGTCCAGAACCTGCgagtcgtcgacggctccGTGTTCCCGCATGTCCCCGGCGCGTTCCCCGTCTTGCCCACGTTCATCATCGCGGACAAGGCGTCTGGGGATATCCTTGAGGCTGCTCGTAACTGCAAAGCCTAG
- a CDS encoding Putative glutathione S-transferase, Thioredoxin-like superfamily, glutathione transferase family: MLFYDNKLAPNPLVVRLFIMERGGLELDVQSVDLFNTEQRRLAYRTQVNKRGEVPALRLDDGTVITESVAICKYLDEVATGGHSLFGSTPTEQATTLMWLRRMDIDIAQPLSSWYRNGEETIDFYRGHRIPDPSAKVIEKVRINQALNQLDDELEGKQFLCGDRFSAADILLYGMTQPFLNGTAPWVNAPGRLNVAAWFDRIGSREATQKAIAGFGNRVSV; this comes from the coding sequence ATGCTTTTTTACGATAACAAACTCGCCCCCAACCCGCTGGTTGTCCGTCTCTTCATCATGGAgcgcggcggcctggaaCTCGACGTCCAGTCGGTCGACCTATTCAACACCGAGCAACGCCGACTAGCCTATCGGACCCAGGTCAACAAGCGGGGCGAGGTACCGGccctccgcctcgacgatggcacGGTGATCACCGAGTCAGTCGCGATTTGCAAGTatctcgacgaggttgccACAGGCGGGCACTCGCTCTTTGGATCGACGCCTACCGAGCAAGCCACGACGCTCATGTGGCTCCGCCGCATGGATATCGACATTGCCCAGCCTCTTAGCAGCTGGTATCGCAACGGCGAGGAAACCATCGATTTCTACCGGGGCCATCGCATCCCTGATCCTAGCGCCAAGGTCATTGAGAAGGTGCGCATCAACCAGGCGCTGAACCAGCTCGACGATGAGCTGGAGGGGAAGCAGTTCCTCTGTGGCGACAGGTTTTCCGCGGCCGACATTTTGCTGTATGGCATGACACAGCCATTTCTCAACGGGACCGCGCCTTGGGTGAACGCACCGGGTCGTCTGAATGTGGCAGCCTGGTTCGACAGGATTGGCAGCCGTGAGGCTACTCAAAAGGCCATTGCGGGCTTTGGAAATCGGGTATCAGTGTAA
- a CDS encoding Putative short-chain dehydrogenase/reductase SDR, NAD(P)-binding domain superfamily, giving the protein MIPIQLNRYTEAHKPENLRGPGDGRPTALQIVQDEGLVGKLAGRVALVTGVSSGLGAETLKALAATGATVFGTARDLDKARATLGDLANAANVRLLKMDLASLASVREAAAEFRAQSDTLNLLVCNAGILQFDEKARTAEGFEMHLGVNHFAHFLLFDLLKDTIIKSSTPGVNSRVVTVTSSGHRIQGIQWDNMALEGEYDAYKAYGQSKTANLLMAVGVDRRFEGVHGYSVHPGTALTGLQVEVQEQMEAMKQNDDIYRTFKNAEQCAATTVLAALSRDLEGKGPLYLEDCEVKGETKENLGWGGEGYARWAWDKEEDDRLWELSSKLVALK; this is encoded by the coding sequence ATGATCCCAATCCAGCTCAACCGCTACACCGAAGCCCACAAGCCCGAGAACCTCCGGGGGCCAGGCGATGGACGTCCCACTGCTCTCCAGATTGTCCAGGACGAAGGACTCGTTGGCAAGCTTGCCGGCAGAGTCGCTCTTGTCACCGGCGTGTCATcaggcctcggcgccgagacaCTCAAAGCGCTGGCCGCCACGGGCGCAACCGTCTTTGGCACGGCTCGAGACCTCGACAAGGCGCGGGCGACACTGGGCGATCTTGCCAACGCGGCAAACGTCCGGCTGCTGAAGATGGATCTCGCGAGCCTTGCCAGTGTGCGCGAGGCAGCCGCCGAATTCCGCGCGCAGAGCGACACGCTGAACTTGCTGGTTTGCAACGCAGGCATTCTCCAGTTCGACGAGAAGGCCCGGACGGCGGAGGGGTTCGAGATGCACCTCGGGGTGAACCACTTTGCGCATTTTCTGTTGTTCGACCTTCTCAAGGACACCATTATCAAGTCGTCAACCCCCGGTGTCAACTCTAGAGTAGTGACTGTCACATCCTCAGGACACAGGATCCAAGGGATCCAGTGGGACAACATGGCCCTGGAAGGGGAATACGACGCATACAAGGCATACGGACAGTCCAAGACGGCAAATCTGCTCATGGCGGTTGGCGTCGATAGGCGGTTCGAGGGCGTCCACGGTTACAGCGTACACCCCGGGACGGCCCTTACCGGGCTGCAGGTCGAGGTGCAGGAGCAGATGGAGGCAATGAAGCAGAACGACGACATCTATCGAACTTTCAAGAACGCGGAACAGTGCGCTGCCACAACTGTGTTGGCGGCCCTGTCTAGGGATCTCGAGGGCAAGGGGCCGCTGTACCTGGAGGACTGCGAGGTCAAAGGGGAGACCAAGGAGAACTTGGGATGGGGTGGAGAGGGATATGCGCGCTGGGCTTGGGacaaggaggaagacgatAGACTGTGGGAGCTGAGCAGTAAGCTGGTCGCATTGAAGTAG